AACCTCGAGGGTCTGAGGTGATATCAGGTGTAACTGATCCCTGTAACTGCCCTCAGGGGTGGTTGGGTCTCTGTGGATGTCCATAAAGGTCCATAAATGTTCCTGACGTGACATTAGGAATGGAAGATGCCTAAGTTCCTTTGGGAGACCCCAGCATGGACTGGTGTCTATCAGTGCCTGCGTCTCTATGGATGGCTTTAAGGTGACCCATTCTGAGATGAACCCAGAATAGCTACAGCTTGGCTTTCAGGAACATTTGATGGCTTTATCTGTCTATGActaagcagagagagagagagagagagaaagagagagagagagagagagagagaaagaaagagagagagagagagagagagagagagagagagagagagagagagagagagagagagagagagagctccaaAATGCCATGATCTCCCACACTCTCCAACATGATTCTCTGTCCTGGGATGATTGGGGGTAATATTCATAGGAATCTTGAATAAGGAAAAGACCATGTTGTGTTAAAGCACAGTTTGGTGTTAACATTTCAGAATAGTTACCATTAAAGTCCTTCCTCTTAAGGATTACAAAGTGGTCCTTCTTGTGATCAAGATCTTAACTTTCAATGCAACAGAGGACACTTACCCAGATCATGGCTCCATCACTTCAAATGGGGAGGGAGGCAATGATCCCAGCTAAACAAGTCAAGGTTGCCTTTCGCCATCAATCTGTTTTCTCTAAGAAAGGCTTTAGCTTTTGTTCTACCCACTTTTCTAAAGAGAAAAATCTATAAAGAGTTTTAGGCTAGAGAAatactaaaattattattattatttgccttctgtcttagaatcaatactatatattggttccaaggcagaagagaggtaagggctaggcaatgtgagttaagtgacttgcccagggtcacacagctaggaagtacctgaggtcagatctgaatttaGGACTTCTGGTCTGGTTCCTTATCCACTAATCTATCTGCCCTCAAatgttctaatttttagagaggaGTTTTTCCATAATTAAGCCTATATTTACCTCCctataacttctacccattgctgcCAGTTGTGTCTACTAAGGTAAAGCAGAGTCATCCTCTTTTGTATGATAATCCTTTGTATACCTGAAGATAGctactataatttctttttttggattaatctattttttattgctttaaactcttaccttctatcttaaaattgatactaagcaaGGGTTAgctaatggaggttaagtgacttgcccagggttacacaactggaAAGTGCCTAGGGCTAGATTTGTCCCCAGGAATGGTGGAATCCACTGAATCAGCCAGcttccccattctattttttttagaaaagattcTGGTGTGGTTCCAGCTTTTGCTGCAACTAAGCTGCCATATAGACTctgcccctcccttttttccccaatctactgaaaaatttgtttttaatatcatgTCTTCATCAGCCTTCTCTTCTCGAAGCTAAGCATCCTCAGTTCCCTCTTACCATCTTACCGTGGTCTCCTGCACCCTCATCATTCTGATCATCATCCTTCAGAACAATTATAGTCtgtcaatgttctttctaaaaaaatagtGTCCAGACTTGGAACATTTGAAAGATATAGAATATAGCAGAGTTATTAACTGGCACGTTGCTCTGTTGAACTGCATTGTGCTTGCAATGAGTTTCTGAAGAACCCAACGAAAGCCATTCCTGGCTTCTTTCACTTACAGTAGGTCCTACTTCTGTAATTCTCTGATCCCATGTCGAAGGGACTCTTCTGTTTTTAGGATTGGATGACTCATTGCTATCCCATTGAGGAACCCCTTGGTAAAGTAGGAAAGAGCTATCTGAAGGTCCTTCCCGGTCTTGGAGATGGCCCCCTTCCCCATTACTTATCTAGTTAACGGAGCCAGAATTATGTATTATTGTTACCTATACATGTCTTTTCCATATCCTAGAATGCTCTCCATGAGGGCGGGAATGACATCTCCAAACTCTAGTCCTCTCtggtgcttagcatggtgccccGTGCATAGTAGGTACAGTTATGTTGCAGTAAACAAATGAATTATGAActctcttattttaattttttaatttttttaattttgatttttaaataatgaactccttaaaaaattcatctttattcaaagctcttttattttcccaattacacgtaataacaattttcagcacACATTTTCCAAAAAcgataagatccaaattgtctccctccctcctttccctcctcctcctcagagatggtaaacaatttgatctggattatacatgtattatcatgcaaaacatgcttccatgTTGGTCGCAAATAATGAACTCTTAGCTTCTTCCTGGGTCTACCTGATAACTTCTCCTTATCCAAAAGCACTGGTTACAACCTGACACGTCAAGAAAAATGTGTGGGGAGGGAGTGGTGGATTCAGCAGGTAGAGGTAGGTGCACAGCCCATTAGACTTATCTTCCTCTGGCTGTGAGGTTGCTTACAACATCAATGAGCTTCTGTTCTCCCTTAGGCAACAAAATGAAAGTATTCTCCCCAAATAACCAAAGTGATCTCagacaaatgctagagggaatGAAGCCTTCTTTGTCAAGTGGCTCCACCCCAGATGTCTTCAGAGGTGTCTCCATGGCATCAGGTGAAACTCCTTTGGCATTTCCCGGTTCCCTGGCAGGTTCAAGGGGGACCAGAACACATAACTGGATTGGCATtcgagaaaggaaggaaatatgcgTCATTTTCCCTCAACAAGTTTTGACATTTTCCCTGAAATGACATAGTCTATCCATATGTCTGCTGCTCCAGGCAGTGCTACAGCTTAGCGATGACGAGGAGGGAAGGATGGTGGAGAACATAAAGGTAACTGTGGCTGCCCTGGGCCCATTCAGAGAGCCACCAAACAGTAAAAGAAGGTCTCTGCTGGTCCTTTGGCCCTCCTTCTCCACACAGGAAACTCTGGGTTTGCTCTCGTAAGTGATATGCCAGGACAAGACTGGTCCTTCAAAGACAGAGTGTCTCAGTGATTGGCACCAGGGAAACCTTTCCAGGGATCTGATAGAAGAGAATCGATTGagatatactttcttttctttacagCAAAATTCGTCCTCCAAGCCAAGCACAGATCCTCGCCCCAAAATGAAAGGCTCTTCTTTCTCCTTGTGTCTTTTCTCTACTGTGTTTTTGCTCTTGATGTTGCCCTCTTTGGGACTGAAAAGACTCCATTTGGGAAGCTGTGTACTCTCCATGAACTTTCAAGAAATGAGGAATGAGTTTTTGGAGATCAAAGGCTATGTGGTATGTAGGggtttgtgtgtgtctgtggggGGTAGGCCGCCCCACTTGGTTACCATCTgaatctcctctttcttctctccttgatAGTCACACACGCCCATTGGGTTCACCTCTTGGAGTTTAGATACATAGAGATATAGCCTAGAGCTGGAGGACGTGGGGCTGGGAAAGCATTCATTCTAGTTTTGGGGAAAGACATCTTTGACCTTGAtctggggaagaggggagggggagaaggactGAGTGGGTTTATTATTCATGCCTCTAGGTGGTGCCATTAACACAACCtcctctcaatttcctttttcttagcAAGCTGAAGATGGAAATTTAGACAAGAGAATCTTGAAGAGCTCTGAGGCGTTGCAAGACACGAAGGTATGGGCCGGTCACAGAGGAGCTCTGGGTGGAAGAGTGGGGTTTGGGACTTCAAGAATTCCAAGGTCCCAAGCCATCCCGCTGATCCTCCTACATCTAACTTTACCCctgcattttttttcctccagcccACAGAAAGGTGCTGTTTTTTCCGCCATTTATTGAGGTTCTACCTAGATAGAGtgttcaaaaactaccagacaacCAATCACCACATTCGCCGGAAGGTTAGCAGCCTTGCCAACTCTTTTCTTGGAATCAAGAAGGAGCTTCGGCTCTGTGTAAGTAAAGATCTCAGGTTACCAGAATCTATCTTGTTATATAGCGTAAGGAACTTGGgatcccttctcccttctttctccacacttctattttacagatggggcaaTTGAAGCACTAACACCCACACAGTAGGGCTAGGTAGCAGGACAAGGTGTTAACTCAGGCGTCTTGACTTCTAGAAATCT
The window above is part of the Gracilinanus agilis isolate LMUSP501 chromosome 4, AgileGrace, whole genome shotgun sequence genome. Proteins encoded here:
- the IL20 gene encoding interleukin-20 isoform X2, encoding MKGSSFSLCLFSTVFLLLMLPSLGLKRLHLGSCVLSMNFQEMRNEFLEIKGYVQAEDGNLDKRILKSSEALQDTKPTERCCFFRHLLRFYLDRVFKNYQTTNHHIRRKVSSLANSFLGIKKELRLCLDAQTAVVKALGELDILLRWIEKTK
- the IL20 gene encoding interleukin-20 isoform X1; translation: MKGSSFSLCLFSTVFLLLMLPSLGLKRLHLGSCVLSMNFQEMRNEFLEIKGYVQAEDGNLDKRILKSSEALQDTKPTERCCFFRHLLRFYLDRVFKNYQTTNHHIRRKVSSLANSFLGIKKELRLCHDHMICHCGEEAKKKYTQILSHFEELDAQTAVVKALGELDILLRWIEKTK